Proteins from a genomic interval of Streptomyces fodineus:
- the pyk gene encoding pyruvate kinase, with product MRRSKIVCTLGPAVDSHEMLVAMIEAGMNVARFNFSHGSHAEHQARYDRVRAASKETGRAIGVLADLQGPKIRLETFAEGPVELERGDEFVITTEDVPGDKNICGTTYKGLPGDVSRGDQVLINDGNVELKVLDVEGPRVKTIVIEGGVVSDHKGINLPGAAVNVPALSEKDIEDLRFALRMGCDMVALSFVRDAKDVQDVHRVMDEEGRRVPVIAKVEKPQAVQNMEDVVAAFDAVMVARGDLAVEYPLEKVPMVQKRLIELCRRNAKPVIVATQMMESMITNSRPTRAEASDVANAILDGADAVMLSAESSVGAYPVETVKTMSKIVQAAEEELLSKGLQPLVPGKKPRTQGGSVARAACEIADFLGGRGLIAFTQSGDTARRLSRYRAIQPIIAFTTDEGTRNQLTLSWGVESHVVPFVNTTDEMVDLVDQEIARLGRFEAGDTVIITAGSPPGVPGTTNMLRVHHLGAQGN from the coding sequence ATGCGCCGTTCGAAAATCGTCTGTACTCTCGGCCCCGCGGTCGACTCCCACGAGATGCTCGTCGCCATGATCGAGGCGGGCATGAATGTGGCCCGGTTCAACTTCAGCCACGGCTCCCACGCCGAGCACCAGGCGCGGTACGACCGCGTCCGGGCCGCGTCCAAGGAGACCGGCCGGGCCATCGGCGTCCTCGCCGACCTACAGGGCCCGAAGATCCGCCTGGAGACCTTCGCCGAGGGTCCGGTCGAACTCGAGCGCGGTGACGAGTTCGTCATCACGACCGAGGACGTCCCGGGCGACAAGAACATCTGCGGTACGACGTACAAGGGGCTGCCGGGCGACGTCTCGCGCGGCGACCAGGTCCTGATCAACGACGGCAACGTCGAGCTGAAGGTCCTGGACGTCGAGGGCCCCCGGGTCAAGACGATCGTCATCGAGGGCGGTGTCGTCTCCGACCACAAGGGCATCAACCTGCCCGGCGCCGCCGTCAACGTGCCCGCGCTGAGCGAGAAGGACATCGAGGACCTGCGCTTCGCCCTCCGCATGGGCTGCGACATGGTCGCACTGTCCTTCGTCCGGGACGCCAAGGACGTCCAGGACGTGCACCGCGTCATGGACGAGGAGGGCCGCCGGGTCCCGGTCATCGCCAAGGTGGAGAAGCCGCAGGCGGTACAGAACATGGAGGACGTCGTCGCGGCCTTCGACGCCGTGATGGTGGCCCGTGGCGACCTCGCCGTCGAGTACCCGCTCGAGAAGGTCCCCATGGTGCAGAAGCGCCTGATCGAGCTGTGCCGGCGCAACGCCAAGCCGGTGATCGTGGCGACCCAGATGATGGAGTCGATGATCACCAACTCCCGTCCGACCCGCGCCGAGGCCTCCGACGTGGCCAACGCGATCCTGGACGGCGCCGACGCGGTCATGCTGTCGGCGGAGTCCTCGGTCGGCGCCTACCCGGTCGAGACGGTCAAGACCATGTCGAAGATCGTCCAGGCGGCCGAGGAGGAACTGCTCTCCAAGGGTCTGCAGCCGCTGGTGCCGGGCAAGAAGCCGCGCACGCAGGGCGGTTCGGTGGCCCGCGCGGCCTGCGAGATCGCCGACTTCCTCGGCGGCCGGGGCCTGATCGCCTTCACCCAGTCCGGTGACACCGCGCGCCGCCTGTCCCGGTACCGCGCGATCCAGCCGATCATCGCCTTCACCACGGACGAGGGCACCCGCAACCAGCTCACCCTCAGCTGGGGCGTGGAGTCGCACGTCGTGCCGTTCGTGAACACCACGGACGAGATGGTCGACCTGGTGGACCAGGAGATCGCCAGGCTCGGCCGGTTCGAAGCGGGCGACACGGTCATCATCACCGCCGGCTCGCCCCCCGGCGTCCCCGGCACCACCAACATGCTCCGCGTCCACCACCTCGGCGCGCAGGGCAACTGA